CTATCACATTGCAGCCATATCAAGACAATAGTTTATTGTAAATGAGAGGGTTTTAACATACATAAATTTGCTTCAGGATTGAGAACACCTTGTTGAGCTTCAAGCCATGATTGACCCACCATAATGACATGTTTAGGAGAAGGAAACATGCGACATTGTGCCCCGTCGTAATAAGAGCAAATAGAGAACTCAacaaaaatatcatcaacaaaattaATGATGCCTTTACCAGTTGTCAACAATATATCTACCACTGGTTTTGAAACTAGACTTCCACCAAGCCCTTCAACTATGAATGGGGAAGAAATCATTCCATTGGGCAAACGAATTCTAGTTTGGAAAGCAAAGGTATCCATGGCTAGTTTAGGGTAGGGGGAGGAaattgggctctgataccaaataatgcaatcTGGAGTCCCAAATATCCAGTTCGGATGGCTTATGGGCCCACCTAGGTACCTAAGCATAGTTCGAGGTCTCGGTCTTGGGCATGGTTTCGGCCAGCCCAAAAATCAAGTTGTCTCGGCAAGATACTGAGATCTCAACCTAGTTCATGcttttttttgtgaaatttcgGCCCTTGGTTTCAGGGGCCATATGACCTAATTAAGTCACAAAATTGCAGGACAGCCTACTCTAGGCCCaataaacatagtggaacccttagttttttaaaaatcacacccaaaatggtagtttgacttgggaccctaggttggtagtgtatgtTGTATATATACACTGAATAACTAATATGGCATATTCTGCACAATctttagtattagaacacatataattcaagtacaacaacttaaataagcaataGGACTAAAAAGAcatcaaattataaaccatttcataaatcatacatctAACATTGTTTGTTACATAGAGTCCAAtatattttgacttttgagtcaacattcatgattcaacAATACAAGCCAACAACTACCAAGTCACACCTATCCCTCCAATGTTTTTTTTGAACAACAAATCCTCTTGTTCCAAGCTTGGTTGGTTAAGATTCGGAACAAATAGgagatttggggggggggggggggtttcttCAAAAACTAGTGGAACCAGTCAAGTCCACCAAGATCaggtcaaaatttcgaccgagaatAGTCGAGTTGTGGTATTCATAGAAGGCAGTTTGTAACATTTCAACCGAcacgaaatttcggtcgagacaTTGTTCTTTTCCTGTTTTGTGTGTGGTTTCAACTCAGTagtagggggaaaaaaaacaagatttttACCGAGATCGCAGCGAGACCTTGAACTTTGTACCTAAGTAGGTCAATGTATAATGGtagtggcaatctggtaattaACAAAAATTTTCAAGAGGCTACTTGgtaggaaaagagaaaagaacataaaggggtttatgatttttttgaatAAGAATTAAAGGGTAATATTGGAAAGAGAAAATTATAGTGATGGCTAAAATACAACCACCACTCTTCTTCCATAAGTGAAAACAGGAACCAGCAGCAGTCCTCCCCAACTCAAATTGATAGAACTCAATCAGTTCACCTCCAAACAAATTGAAATTTCAGGATGAGGTTGTCAATCCCCAACCCTCTGACCCCAAGCAATAAATACTTGAAAGAACAATCTGAAATTTAATAAATCCAAAAAACCTGAAATAGGGACTGCCGGTAAAGCATGGGACAGTTTTGATTGCAGGTTTATAACTCAGGAAAGGGGTTGATTTGGAAGATATTCTTTCTAGGTATAAGATCGCCCTAAAGTAGAGATATTAAACCCAAAGTTTTGAGGAAGAAAGGACCTCTCTGAACCAGTCATGCTAAGGCAGAACAGTAAAGAAACTGGGCAGAACACAGAGTAACAGGAACAgagcataaaaggagaaataacAACACAGAAAGAGAGGGGGAACAAGGCACTGAAACCTGTTACAGAGGAACCAGGGTGAAACAAACAAATAGAGTgagaaaaataaggaagaagttAGGAGGAGCACAAGGGAAGGGATAAAGGAAGGcaattgaggagaagaagaaaggaaaggaaagaatattgaacagaaaaaaagggaaagaggcAACATAcctaagagaaaaagaagaagaagaagaagagagagagaaagagaggcacACTCAGCCAATAGGTTGTCCAGGCCACGCAAGCAACACTCAATCCAAACTCAACTATTCATTCTTATTCTGTCTATTACTACATTGGGTtgcaagaaaaaataaatgaataaataaagttTCCTAAccaaactctaaaactgaaataaaagcAAAATCAAATCATATCTCCTAGTTGCTACTAACATATCCAACTTCCTaccataataaaataaaatagaagattataatatcaacccaatttaatgcctaAATATCCTACTACACCAAATCAGATTTGGACCCGGTTCTCAGTCGGGGCTTGCAAACAGGTTCAAGCTGGCCCACAGAAATGCTACTGCATCAGAACTAAACCACAGTGCTCAAGAAATATGAAGAGTGAAAGCAGAACGACCTAAACACTTGACGACTTTTCAATTTCGGAATTTATTTTATCAACTAAATGAAACAAGTCAAAGGAAAATTACTGCAAAAGTAGAATAAGAGTGGCAATTGCATTACCTTCAAACGGTCCCCTTGCTCTGCATATTTGGAAAGGATAGCCACTCCAGTAGAATAAGCTTCTTCAAGCATCTTGGATGAGTTACGGGCTGACTGCATCGCTTGTGCTTCATCATCAAAGATTCTCAAGACATAAGCAGAGTCCCCGttcttaaaagaaaagaaacaaatacatTAGATGGGTAACTAAAAGCAGTGATAACTTATCTATACATTGAAAAGAAGTCTGGAATGCTACTGCTATGAGTTGAacttagaaaaaggaaaatgacatACAGCTCTCCCAAGTAGTTCTGCCCTCTCCTTAGCCTCCTGCATCCTTTTCTGACTGAGTAGTAAATGTTTATCAAGGCTTTCCTTCAAGGAGTCAGCTTCTTCAGCAACCTGCTCTACTTTTCTGTATGTCAAAAGGATGGTAATCAACTAAAATAACATACTAAAAATTCAGAGAGAATTTTTTGAATGAGAAAATAACCGACACTCAAGAAAGGCAGATGAAATAGATTTTTGGCAACAGTCTAACTATCCATTAGCATAAATAAAACCACATCCATGTAACCATCATATGTAAAGGACCTTTTCCACTTCCAAAACTCCTCAAAATGAATCAAACTCCACCAATGTCAGAAACATGATTAATCCCCATTTTCCCATTCACTGGTTCTTACATACCTACCATAGTAATCCACCTATATCTTTTTTCTGTTTATATGAGAGAGTATCACTAAGTTAAAATCATTTAGTAATGTAAAGGAAGCCAATTAGGCCACATTTTGGACAAATTGACATCCATATCAACTAAAGCACCCAAAATGCACAATATACAAACACAATCTGCCGGAGTTTCCATCATTTAATGattaaaggataaaaaatattaataagtGTCAAAACACCAATGGAACCATGAATCCCACAGGAAGAAGAACCAGATCGTGTTGTTTCCAATTATACTTAGTAAAAATTCACTAGATCGTAATCACCAGAAGGAAATAAAccctacaacaacaactcagccttatcccaactaaatggggttggctacatggatgcttgccctccaatcagctctattcgaggtcagaCTTAATgcaagacctaagctatgcatgtctttcctcatcacttctcttaaggtcattttaggtctgcccctagctcttttagttccttcaatctgaatcaaatcattgCTCGTACTGGGGCATCCAAAgacctccgttgaacatggcatgccacctcaaatgactttctcgtagcttatcatgtattggagactcccaaatcagctctaatatgaccATTCCTTacttatccttcctagttttcccactcacccatctcaacattctcatctccgctacactgagtttatcagcatgatgcttcttaacttcCCAACATTCAACACCATACATCATGATTGGTCGTATGATTGTCCTGtaaatttttcctttaaattttacAGGAATATGCCGATCACACAAAACTTTGGACACACTTCTCCACTTcctccatcctattttaattctctgtgaaacatcatcctctatatcactttatttatgattgagctcaAATACTTAAAGTAATCACTTtacggaatctccctctcatcaattttcaccactttattatccatcctagtgtaacagaaattacacaccatatactccgtctttgtacTACTTATCTCATGATTTTAAGTATTGGACCATCAgtctgtatcgtatcgtatcggctgATATGTatctttttttagaaaatagtcTCTCTTTTGGTATCAtattgtatcggccgatacggacTGATATGTACCAATATTTATGATACGTATGTCAAAGGGTTCTATGGGAGAGTCAATAAGTATCGGTATGTATAGGCCGATACAGCTCAATACAGACCAATACAGTTTGATACATACCAataccatatactccgtctttgtacTACTTATCTCATGATTTAAAGTATTGGCCCATCAgtctgtatcgtatcgtatcggctgATATGTatctttttgtagaaaattcTCTTTTGGTATCATATTGTATCGACCGATAGGGACTGATATGTACCGATATTTATGATACATATGTCAAAGGGCTCTATGAGAGAGTCAAtaagtatcggtatgtatcaacCAATACGGCTCGATACAAACCAATACGGCCGATACACATCGATATGGCCATTAAATTCCCATGTAACTATCAGactatgatatttttttttagattagagattgaaggagatttTACATAAAAAGGTAGGTTACagaaaaaacttgatctttgtgtTTAAATCATGGATTCTATTCCTGTTTTTTGCTATAAAAATCGATAGATTTAGGTAAAACTAAGTTagttgatgcatcaaacttgaccatttgcaaggatttgtactcaaatCGATGAAAGTCTCTTGTATCATTAtacgttgttctccattttagtgtttatgcatgacgcatttatattttacttatttatattgtttttgctgcaagtttatttccatgtgtatttgtAGCGTACGATAGGTAtctccgatacaatacgatatgtctcttaaaatcaacCTTTCGAAATGATtcctgataccgatactttaatccTTGAGTCTTATCttgaaaccttttgattccaaggttgatctccataactccaacttggcattaacccctacttttgtctcatccaccaaaacaatatcatcaacaaaaaacatacacaaggaacctcatcttgaatgtctttggttaaatcatccatgataagtgcaaacaaataagggcttaaagctgatccttgatgtaacctaaTTTTAATTGGAAATTCAATACCTTgacccccacagttcttacacttgtcactgCACCATCATttatatctttaattatttatttatttatttatctgaaatgcttctcttctctagtacttgtcatattaactctctagggactctgtcataagctttttctatgTCAATAAAGACCGTATatagatccttcttgcaatcttcaaatctttccatgagtctcctaagtaagtatATAGCTTTTGTTGTGGATCTTACTGGtgcaaaaccaaattggttattcgtaatagtagtttcttgtctcaggtaagtttcaataaccttctcccataacttcatagTATGAcacattagttttatgcctctatactctttagttattgcagctctgaatatcatctttatttttgtaaatcagaaccacgatgcttctcctccattcgtctagcattttccttgtgctcatattCTTACTAatcaacttggttagccaagacaAACCACAGATTTTTAAGCTCTTCCACAATTCTATTTGGGACCTCatttgggccttgtgccttacctactttcatcctccttaaagcttctttaacTTCAAACACATTAATTTTTCGTATATATCTACAACATGTGGTATCTTGATAGGTGATGCAGTTTTCCAAAACACTATTCACTTAAActatcttcatttagtaggctacATAAATAACCTTCCCATCTCTTTTTAATGTCTagatcccttattagtactttacgctcttcacttttaatacatctaacatggtcgagatCTGTACTCTTCCTATCCCCcactttagctatcttataggtaggtttttccccttccttcgTTCTCAGATTGTTATACaaatcttcatatttcttcacccTTGCTTTCCCCATAAGCTTCTTAACTTCATATCTAGaaaatttatacctttgtagATCCTCTACATGTTTAGTCCTTTGTCATgccttaaaagttaaaactagTTTTTTTAGTCTTAATGGatgcttgaacctcatcatcctaccaccaagtctctctagaggAATAAAGTTTTCCTTTCGATTCATCTAGGACATCCTTAGCAACAATCTTAATTCAAgtagtcatctcattccacaCATATTAGTGTCTCCTttaaagtcccactttccttatAATGATTTTAAagtatctccttttaagctccaccaccctatcctagggcaaataagcTCACCTTTCTTACGATTCTGTGTGGTGAGGCccatatccatgaccactaacTGTGTTGTGTGATTATGATAAGCCTCAGCATGACAGAGAAGAGCTGCACGACACATCGGCCACGTCAGCAACAAATGTTATGAAGGAAACCATGCAAAACTCATGGAGATCACAGAGATCGAGGAAACATCCTGCAGCCTTGCGTGATTATGTGTGAACAGTTAGGACTTGCAAAAAGGAATTCTGTTATGATCTGTCAGAGGGAATCCTGCCATTCGGTTATGAGTAGCAGGTAAGGGAATAGCTGTAAGGGGTCATACCAATATATTCaatctccttttttcttctctgttcaCGGAGGTAGCTACCCTCGAAGTTAGCTTGTGCTCAGTATTACGTTGACTTACACTTAGTTCATATCAGATTAGGCTCTCCcctggtataaccttacagtcctcaTATAAGAGTCTATCGGACCTTCAGTTAGAAATAagtctatttggctactatgaaaagaaggaaataaaccctaactattattattattatttttttcttctagaaaTCGATTTTATAAAACCTACGCTGAGATACATGGATATTTCAACCGAAGGAGAGAAACACTGAATCGCTCATCACAAGTTTCAATTCAAATAACCCATCTCAGGACATCATTTCTCCATACTAATGAGATCATGATATGCCCCAACTGGAGGTAGGATAACAAACTTGTTGGGTATTAAAAGGGGATCCAATCGATTAGGTAACAGAGATAATAGGGAATTAGGGTAGAAATTAGTACCTCTTCCAGAGATCACGTTGGGGTTTCGAAGCGACGGATCTCCAGAGACGATCCATCTCGACGCAGAGAGATTGGATATGGGCAATGTCTTTCTTGAGAGAGGAAGACAGTTCAGGAGAATCGAGTCCGTTAGAGAATGAAATTTCGTAGCGTTCGAGCTTCTCCAACCCATCTCTAGTCCTCAATAGTAACCTCTTTGACCTCTGGTAGATATCCGACAACGTTCCTCCTTCCATGGCGgaatacagagagagagagaaagagagagagagagagagggagattgaGATGTCGAGAAATAAAAAATGCGAGTTTGATAGGAGGGATTGATTAAAATCCTCACCGGTGCCATGCGGGCGCCAGGGCTCGACACTTGGCAGACATTACATTGAACGGTGTCGAACTCGATTGACTATTTTTTTCACTTGGCGTCGTTGGATTTAGCATCTGTCAAGTGTCAATTCCAATACCCGCACCAATAGATGTGGACATCGGAGAGGAATTTTTTCAGGGTCAGGGGAATTAGTCATGTCTTAAATTTGTTTTGCAATTTATTATCAACTAATAttaagggggaaaaaacaaaaagtgatTAGCATTTTCTTTTAAACACCGTTCAACTCAAGTTCAATGCATGAACTCTGAAATTGAACTACAAATTGGAGCAATTGCTAATA
The nucleotide sequence above comes from Telopea speciosissima isolate NSW1024214 ecotype Mountain lineage chromosome 3, Tspe_v1, whole genome shotgun sequence. Encoded proteins:
- the LOC122656391 gene encoding membrin-11-like — encoded protein: MEGGTLSDIYQRSKRLLLRTRDGLEKLERYEISFSNGLDSPELSSSLKKDIAHIQSLCVEMDRLWRSVASKPQRDLWKRKVEQVAEEADSLKESLDKHLLLSQKRMQEAKERAELLGRANGDSAYVLRIFDDEAQAMQSARNSSKMLEEAYSTGVAILSKYAEQGDRLKRAQRKALDILNTVGLSASVLKLIERRNRIDRRIKYTGMIVTVIVVYAFWSWTH